The sequence CGCCGAGCGAGCCGAAATCCTTTGTACCCGCCTTGGCGCTTCCCTTGCCGCTAACCCATACGAGGCAGACCTCGCGATCGCCGGTCTCGGCCGAAGCGGTTTCGCCCGGCTTCAAGCGATGCAGGTCGAAGCCGACATAGGTCCAGCCGGCGCTTTCGGGCGTGACATGGGTGACGCGGCCATGCGAGCCGCTAGGTTTGACCTTCAGATTGGGCATGGTCTTGCTCCATTGCTTGGAGAGTGCCCCTCTCCAACCTGTGACGGAGGAGAGGGGTTCTCGTCTTCCGTTATCCCTTGGGAAAGCCTTCGGTTTCCACTGTGTAGCCCGCGGCCGTCATCACGCGCATCAGCTCGGCATGGCCGATCTCGGCCATCTTTTGCGGCGGCGCCTTGCGCGGATCCTGCTCGGCTTCGACGACGAACCAGCCTTCATAACCGTAATCGGCGAAGCGCTTGACGATAGCGCCGAAATCGAGCGATCCATCGCCCGGCACCGTGAATGCGCCGAGCGCGACGGCGTCGAGGAAAGACTGCCGGCTACGATCCAGCCCATCGACGACGGACTTGCGGATATCCTTGACGTGAACGTGGTTGATGCGGGCGTGGTGGTTGTCGATGGCGCGCAGCACGTCGCCGCCGGCAAAGGCGAGATGACCGGCATCGAGCAGCAGCGGAATGCCTTCGCCGGAATTGCGCATGAAGGCGTCGAGTTCCGGCTCGGTTTCGACGACCGCTGCCATGTGATGATGGTAGGAAAGCGGCATGCCCTGGTCGGCACACCATTCGCCGAACTCGGTGACGCGGCGGGCATAGGCCTTCATCTCGTCATCCGAAAGGCGCGGCTTGGTGGCAAGCGGCTTGGAGCGGTCCCCCTGGATCGAGCGGCCGACTTCGCCATAGACGATGCAAGGCGCGCTGACGGCCTTGAATAGCTCGATCATCGGCGCGATGCGGTCCTTGTTGGCGGCAAGCTCCTCGTTGACGAGCGTACCCGAGAACCAGCCGCCACAAAGCGTCACGTCGGCGGCGCGCAGGATCGGCAGCATCTCATCGGGATTGCTCGGGAAGCGCCGGCCCTGTTCCATACCGGTGAAGCCCGCGCCGCGCGACTGGCGTAGGCATTCTTCCAGAGATACGTCGTCGCTGAGCTCCGGAAGATCGTCGTTCCACCAGGCGATGGGCGACATGCCGAGTTTGGCCTTCATCAATGGTCTCCTTGAAAATAGCGTTGGAGGAGCGTCTCAGCTCCTCCGGAAAAATAAAAGAAATCGATCAGCCGATGCGCTGGGCGGCACGGGCTTGTTCGTAGGCGGCGCGGGCCTTGTTGACCTCGGCACGCGGGCTGACTTCGGGAACGGCGACGTCCCACCAATGGCCGCCTTCGTCCGTCGTGATCAGCGGATCGGTATCGATGACGATGACGGAGCTGCGGTCGTTCTTCTTCGAGACTTCGATCGCCTGTTCCAGCTCGGCGATGGAAGCGACCTTCACGGCAACCGCACCCATGCTGGCGGCATGCGCTCGGAAGTCGATCTCCGGCATCACTTCGAACCGCGAGTCCTTCAAGAGGTTGTTGAAGTTCGCACCACCGGTCGCCATCTGCAGGCGGTTGATGCAGCCATAGCCGCGGTTGTCGAGCAGCACGACGGTGATCTTCAGGCCGAGCATGACGGAGGTCGCCAGTTCCGAATTCATCATCATGTAGGAGCCGTCGCCGACCATGACGACGACTTCCTTTTCCGGACGGGCCATCTTCGCGCCGAGCCCGCCGGCGATCTCGTAGCCCATGCAGGAGAAGCCGTATTCCATGTGGTAGCTGCCGGGCGCGGTTGCCGGCCAGAGCTTGTGCAGTTCGCCGGGCAGGCCGCCCGCTGCGCACACCAGAATGCTGTCCTTGCCGCCGAGCGTACGCGTAACAGCGCCGATGACCTGGGCGTCCGAGGGCAGGGCGGCGTTCGTGGTCGCCATCGCCTTTGCGGCGGCCTCCATCCAGATCTTCTTTTCCTGCGTCGCTTTTTCGGCCAGCGATGCCGGGGCGCGCCAGCCCGTGAGGCCGGCGGAAAGCGCCTTCAGCCCTTCGCGCGCATCCGTCACTAGGGGGTAACTGTTGTGCTTGAGAGCGTCGTAGGCCGCGATATTGAGGCCGATCATGGCCAGCTTTTCATTCTTGAATAGAGCCCAGGAGCCGGTGGTGAAATCCTGGCAGCGGGTTCCCACAGCGATCACCAGATCGGTGTCTTCGGCAATGGCATTGGCAGCCGATGTGCCCGTCACGCCGACGGAGCCGAGCGCCAGGGGATGCGTCTCGTCGATGGCCGATTTACCGGCCTGTGTGACGACAACGGGAATACCATGAGCTTCGGCAAAAGCGGCC comes from Rhizobium tropici CIAT 899 and encodes:
- the iolE gene encoding myo-inosose-2 dehydratase, translating into MKAKLGMSPIAWWNDDLPELSDDVSLEECLRQSRGAGFTGMEQGRRFPSNPDEMLPILRAADVTLCGGWFSGTLVNEELAANKDRIAPMIELFKAVSAPCIVYGEVGRSIQGDRSKPLATKPRLSDDEMKAYARRVTEFGEWCADQGMPLSYHHHMAAVVETEPELDAFMRNSGEGIPLLLDAGHLAFAGGDVLRAIDNHHARINHVHVKDIRKSVVDGLDRSRQSFLDAVALGAFTVPGDGSLDFGAIVKRFADYGYEGWFVVEAEQDPRKAPPQKMAEIGHAELMRVMTAAGYTVETEGFPKG
- the iolD gene encoding 3D-(3,5/4)-trihydroxycyclohexane-1,2-dione acylhydrolase (decyclizing); this encodes MGKTIRLTMAQAVAHFLKKQMTIIDGQKQPIFGGVWAIFGHGNVAGIGEALYQVREELPTFRAHNEQGMAHAAIAYAKASFRQRFMACTTSIGPGALNMVTAAGVAHVNRIPVLFLPGDVFANRAPDPVLQQIEDFGDGTVSANDAFRPVSRYFDRITRPEQIISALKRAMQVLTDPLDCGPVTLSLCQDVQAEAFDYPESFFEEHVWVPRRPQPDADELANAIALIRRSEKPVILAGGGVLYSQATKELAAFAEAHGIPVVVTQAGKSAIDETHPLALGSVGVTGTSAANAIAEDTDLVIAVGTRCQDFTTGSWALFKNEKLAMIGLNIAAYDALKHNSYPLVTDAREGLKALSAGLTGWRAPASLAEKATQEKKIWMEAAAKAMATTNAALPSDAQVIGAVTRTLGGKDSILVCAAGGLPGELHKLWPATAPGSYHMEYGFSCMGYEIAGGLGAKMARPEKEVVVMVGDGSYMMMNSELATSVMLGLKITVVLLDNRGYGCINRLQMATGGANFNNLLKDSRFEVMPEIDFRAHAASMGAVAVKVASIAELEQAIEVSKKNDRSSVIVIDTDPLITTDEGGHWWDVAVPEVSPRAEVNKARAAYEQARAAQRIG